A portion of the Mycobacterium paraseoulense genome contains these proteins:
- a CDS encoding haloalkane dehalogenase → MHVLRTPDFRFENLEGYPFVANYVDVAASDTQSLRMHFLDEGPADGPPIVLLHGEPTWSYLYRTMIQPLADAGNRVLAPDLIGFGRSDKPGRIEDYTYQRHVEWVSSWFERLNLKDVTLFVQDWGSLIGLRIAAEQGDRIARLVVANGFLPTADRPTPPAFYAWRAFARYSPVLPAGRIVSVGTVRRVPARVRAGYDAPFPDKTYQAGARAFPQLVPTSPDDPAIPANRAAWKSLGQWEKPFLAIFGARDPILGRADRPLIQHVPGAAGQPHARINASHFIQEDSGPELAERILSWQQALR, encoded by the coding sequence ATGCATGTGCTACGAACCCCGGACTTCCGATTCGAAAACCTGGAGGGCTATCCGTTCGTAGCGAACTACGTTGACGTGGCGGCCAGCGACACCCAGTCGCTACGCATGCATTTCCTCGATGAGGGCCCGGCCGATGGCCCGCCGATCGTGTTGCTGCACGGCGAACCCACCTGGAGCTATCTCTACCGGACCATGATCCAGCCGCTGGCCGACGCCGGGAACCGCGTGCTCGCGCCCGACCTGATCGGCTTCGGCCGCTCGGACAAGCCCGGCCGGATCGAGGACTACACCTACCAGCGGCACGTCGAATGGGTGAGCTCCTGGTTCGAGCGCCTGAACCTCAAGGACGTGACGCTGTTCGTGCAGGACTGGGGATCGCTGATCGGGCTGCGCATCGCCGCCGAGCAGGGCGACCGCATCGCCCGGCTCGTGGTCGCGAACGGTTTCCTGCCCACCGCGGATCGTCCGACGCCACCCGCCTTCTACGCTTGGCGGGCGTTCGCGCGCTACTCCCCCGTGTTGCCCGCCGGCCGCATCGTCTCGGTCGGGACCGTCCGGCGGGTTCCCGCCCGGGTGCGGGCAGGCTACGACGCGCCGTTTCCCGACAAGACCTATCAGGCCGGGGCCCGCGCCTTCCCCCAATTGGTGCCGACCTCACCGGACGATCCAGCGATCCCGGCGAATAGGGCCGCATGGAAATCGCTGGGCCAATGGGAGAAACCGTTCCTCGCGATCTTCGGCGCGCGCGACCCGATCCTCGGGCGGGCCGACCGCCCCCTGATCCAGCACGTCCCCGGCGCCGCGGGCCAGCCGCACGCCCGCATCAACGCCAGTCACTTCATCCAGGAAGACTCCGGACCCGAACTCGCCGAACGCATCCTGTCCTGGCAGCAAGCCCTGCGCTGA
- a CDS encoding helix-turn-helix transcriptional regulator, giving the protein MLERFVSRQAEEQSLTEFLDSAPQQQRAIFITGDPGIGKTTLWLDAVSRASRRGFRVLTSRTAAAESVLAYTAMADLLSELDESIWADLPAPQREGLDAALLRRRDDAQNIDARAVAAAFLAVTDRLAARGPLLIAIDDLQWLDTSSANVVSFAARRLPAGAALLCTTRIEEAASRLQLPSPDAVRRLRLQPLTVGELRQVLLLHLGLSLSRPLLLRIHEIAGGNPFFALELAREISAHTRTSELSLPGSLDDLVRSRIGQLAPSAKDAMLAMASLPDPTVQLVAQALGATPDRVVELLAEAENRAVVAIDGNRLRFTHPVLAHGVYSGARPPVRRAMHRRLADLITEPELHARHLALSDPTGEQQTIAALDAAAEIARGRGAPAAAAELLELAIDLGANDPARRIRCATYYFDASDPTHARQILDNVVAELPAGPVRAEALHILGLVRLYDDSFLEAAELLEAGLVDSADDAELRVRILITLSFALLNAGRPGQAYERVQQAVVEAERLDIAPLLSPALGMRAMMDFMGGRGFDKPTLQRATNLEQRDPQVPLAFRPSVQLTLLRAWTGELEGAHQEMAAVSQSCITRGEEGELIFAAFHLALIDIWRGDLTNAAIIADETMELAAQLGGDFPLFIALTIRAAVAAYEGRVDDARRDLRDSIVAAQRCGSMRLAEWPATLRGFVEVSCGDYQAAVNALAPLLPLTQIFPEATEIISASFIPDAAEALIGLGRFDEAEPLVAALERNGTRLDRAWMLAVGARCRAMLLAGRGDLAAATATAERAMTEHERLPMAFERARTQLLLGQLQRRQRHRDAAAATLREALQTFEELGTTLWADRVRAELARGMSGRRRAEGLTPSEQRVADLAVSGMTNRDIAAALFISPKTVEVNLSRIYRKLGIRSRMELYRALESTNDPASPKE; this is encoded by the coding sequence ATGCTGGAGCGCTTTGTAAGCCGGCAGGCAGAAGAGCAGTCTCTCACCGAATTCCTCGATTCGGCGCCCCAACAGCAGCGCGCCATCTTCATCACCGGCGACCCCGGCATCGGGAAGACGACGCTGTGGCTGGATGCCGTGAGCCGGGCCAGCCGTCGCGGCTTCCGCGTGCTTACCAGCCGCACGGCCGCCGCCGAATCGGTGCTGGCCTACACCGCCATGGCGGACCTGCTGAGCGAACTCGACGAGTCGATATGGGCTGACTTGCCAGCGCCGCAGCGTGAAGGCTTGGATGCCGCCCTGCTCCGCCGGCGCGATGACGCGCAAAACATCGATGCCCGGGCGGTGGCGGCCGCCTTCCTCGCTGTCACCGACCGGCTCGCCGCCCGGGGACCGCTGCTGATCGCGATCGACGACCTTCAGTGGCTCGATACGTCCAGCGCCAACGTCGTGTCGTTCGCGGCGCGGAGGCTTCCGGCTGGTGCGGCCCTGTTGTGTACGACGCGCATCGAAGAAGCCGCATCGCGACTGCAGCTGCCGAGCCCTGACGCCGTGCGTCGACTCCGGTTGCAGCCATTGACCGTTGGCGAATTGCGCCAGGTCCTCCTGCTTCACCTGGGACTTTCGCTGAGCCGTCCCCTGCTATTGCGTATCCACGAAATAGCAGGCGGCAATCCGTTTTTCGCGTTGGAGTTGGCGCGTGAAATCAGCGCCCATACTCGCACCAGCGAGTTAAGCCTGCCGGGTAGCCTTGACGACCTGGTCAGATCGCGGATCGGCCAGCTCGCCCCATCGGCCAAAGACGCGATGCTTGCGATGGCCAGCCTTCCTGACCCGACGGTGCAGCTTGTCGCCCAAGCACTCGGCGCCACACCGGACCGCGTCGTCGAGTTGCTCGCGGAGGCCGAAAATCGCGCTGTGGTGGCAATCGACGGAAACCGGCTCCGCTTCACCCACCCGGTTTTGGCGCACGGCGTGTACAGCGGTGCCCGTCCGCCTGTCCGTCGCGCCATGCACAGACGATTGGCCGACCTCATCACCGAACCCGAATTGCACGCCCGCCACCTCGCGTTGTCCGATCCCACCGGCGAGCAGCAGACCATAGCAGCCCTTGATGCGGCCGCGGAGATCGCCCGCGGCAGAGGAGCTCCCGCCGCTGCAGCCGAATTGCTGGAGCTGGCCATAGACCTCGGCGCCAATGACCCGGCTCGGCGAATTCGTTGTGCGACATATTATTTTGATGCCAGCGATCCCACACATGCGAGGCAGATCCTCGACAACGTCGTCGCAGAGCTACCGGCGGGCCCAGTGCGTGCGGAGGCTTTGCACATTCTCGGGCTGGTTCGCCTGTACGACGACAGCTTCCTCGAGGCGGCCGAGCTGCTCGAAGCCGGACTGGTCGATAGCGCCGACGACGCCGAACTGCGGGTGCGCATTCTGATCACCTTGTCATTCGCCCTGCTCAACGCGGGGCGGCCCGGGCAGGCCTACGAGCGGGTTCAGCAAGCCGTCGTCGAAGCCGAACGCCTGGATATCGCGCCGCTGCTCAGTCCCGCCCTCGGCATGCGCGCGATGATGGATTTCATGGGCGGTCGCGGCTTCGACAAGCCCACCCTACAACGCGCCACCAACCTTGAACAGCGAGACCCACAGGTGCCGTTGGCCTTTCGCCCCAGCGTGCAGCTGACACTGTTGCGCGCGTGGACGGGTGAGCTTGAAGGCGCCCACCAGGAGATGGCGGCGGTGAGCCAAAGCTGTATCACCCGGGGTGAGGAAGGCGAGCTGATCTTTGCCGCGTTCCACCTCGCGCTGATCGATATCTGGCGCGGTGACCTGACGAACGCGGCGATAATCGCCGACGAAACGATGGAGCTTGCTGCGCAGCTCGGCGGTGACTTCCCCCTGTTCATAGCGCTGACGATTCGGGCCGCCGTCGCCGCCTACGAAGGCCGTGTGGACGACGCCCGCCGCGATCTTCGCGACTCGATCGTGGCCGCGCAACGGTGCGGCTCCATGCGGCTCGCCGAATGGCCGGCGACCCTGAGGGGTTTCGTAGAGGTGTCATGCGGTGACTACCAGGCCGCGGTCAACGCGCTCGCGCCGCTGTTGCCCCTGACGCAGATCTTCCCCGAAGCCACGGAGATTATTTCGGCCTCTTTCATTCCGGACGCCGCGGAGGCGTTGATCGGTCTCGGCCGTTTTGATGAGGCTGAGCCGTTGGTAGCAGCCCTGGAACGCAACGGCACTCGGCTGGACCGCGCATGGATGCTAGCCGTGGGTGCGCGCTGTCGGGCGATGCTACTCGCCGGACGCGGCGACCTGGCCGCGGCCACCGCCACCGCCGAACGCGCAATGACGGAACACGAACGCCTGCCCATGGCGTTTGAACGCGCCCGCACGCAACTACTGCTCGGTCAACTCCAACGACGCCAGCGCCACCGCGACGCCGCGGCAGCCACACTGCGCGAGGCTTTACAAACCTTCGAAGAACTCGGGACCACCTTGTGGGCCGACCGCGTCAGAGCCGAACTCGCTAGAGGCATGTCGGGTCGACGCCGAGCCGAGGGACTAACTCCGTCCGAACAACGCGTCGCCGACCTGGCGGTCTCAGGCATGACCAACCGCGACATCGCCGCCGCACTGTTCATCAGCCCCAAAACCGTCGAGGTCAACCTCAGCCGCATCTACCGCAAACTCGGCATCCGCTCCCGCATGGAGCTCTACCGAGCACTCGAATCCACAAACGACCCAGCATCGCCCAAAGAGTAG
- a CDS encoding 3'(2'),5'-bisphosphate nucleotidase CysQ — translation MAQNLTDDHELAARLATEAGRLLLTVREEFADADASERKAAGDKRSHDFLMAALADARPEDAVLSEEGADNPVRLRSERVWIVDPLDGTREFSELGRDDWAVHVALWEAGELVAGAVALPAQGITLATPDVDSPPAAPGKPRIVVSRTRPPAIALTVRDALDGVLVEMGSAGAKVASLVQGLSDVYVHAGGQFEWDSAAPVAVARAAGLHTSRIDGSALAYNQPDPKLPDLVVCRPELAEAVLAVTG, via the coding sequence ATGGCCCAGAATCTGACGGATGACCACGAACTGGCGGCGCGGTTGGCGACCGAGGCCGGGCGGCTCCTGCTCACGGTCCGCGAAGAGTTCGCCGATGCGGACGCAAGCGAGCGGAAAGCCGCGGGGGACAAGCGATCTCACGATTTCCTGATGGCGGCGCTCGCCGACGCGCGGCCCGAGGACGCGGTGCTGTCCGAGGAGGGGGCGGACAACCCGGTCCGATTGCGCTCGGAGCGAGTGTGGATCGTGGATCCGCTGGACGGCACGCGGGAATTCTCCGAACTCGGGCGCGACGATTGGGCGGTGCACGTCGCGCTGTGGGAGGCGGGCGAGCTGGTCGCCGGTGCGGTGGCATTGCCGGCGCAGGGCATCACCCTGGCCACTCCCGACGTCGATTCGCCACCCGCGGCGCCGGGCAAGCCGCGCATCGTGGTGTCCCGCACCCGCCCGCCCGCCATCGCCCTGACCGTCCGCGACGCGCTGGACGGGGTCCTGGTGGAGATGGGCTCGGCCGGAGCCAAGGTGGCGTCGCTCGTCCAGGGGTTGTCCGACGTCTACGTGCACGCCGGCGGCCAGTTCGAGTGGGACTCGGCCGCCCCGGTGGCAGTGGCCCGCGCAGCCGGTTTGCATACGTCTCGCATCGACGGCTCCGCGCTGGCCTACAACCAGCCGGACCCCAAGTTGCCCGATCTGGTGGTCTGCCGGCCCGAGCTGGCCGAAGCCGTGTTGGCGGTCACCGGCTGA
- a CDS encoding thiolase family protein: MATPVIVGAVRTAIGRSFKGTLVNTPPETLITSVLPEVVRRSGVDPSAIDDIIFAESHYGGGDLARYAATATGMEDIPGQSVNRHCAGSLTAIGNAAAQIGSGMERVLIAGGVQSLSMTPLTNWRIPGPELKFQEQWMPPTHVETPDAPAKDMSITVGWNTAQAVGITREEMDSWAARSHQRAIAAMDAGKFVDEIVPLKVTQLDGSVIDFSVDEHPRRDTTVEKLAALKVLHPEIEGFSITAGNSSGTNDAAAAVALVDREYAAAENLNVMGTVRAWAAAGVPPRDTGLGAVKVIGKVLQRAGLSVGDVALWEINEAFASVPIAACREYGIDEEKVNFSGSGCSLGHPIAASGARMVTTLAYELARRGGGIGVAAMCAGGGQGGAVVIEV; the protein is encoded by the coding sequence ATGGCCACACCCGTCATTGTCGGAGCGGTTCGGACCGCGATCGGCCGTTCCTTCAAGGGCACGCTCGTCAACACGCCGCCCGAGACGCTGATCACCTCGGTGCTTCCCGAGGTGGTCCGCAGGTCCGGCGTCGACCCGTCCGCGATCGACGACATCATCTTCGCCGAATCACACTACGGCGGTGGTGATTTGGCGCGTTATGCGGCGACCGCAACCGGCATGGAGGACATTCCCGGCCAGTCGGTGAACCGGCATTGCGCGGGCAGCCTGACCGCCATCGGCAACGCCGCGGCGCAGATCGGCTCCGGAATGGAACGCGTGCTCATCGCCGGCGGCGTGCAGTCGTTGTCGATGACACCGCTGACCAACTGGCGCATCCCCGGCCCGGAGCTGAAGTTCCAGGAGCAGTGGATGCCGCCGACCCACGTCGAGACGCCCGACGCTCCCGCCAAGGACATGTCCATCACCGTGGGCTGGAACACCGCGCAGGCGGTCGGCATCACCCGCGAGGAAATGGACTCCTGGGCCGCCCGGTCACATCAGCGCGCCATCGCCGCGATGGACGCGGGCAAGTTCGTCGACGAGATCGTCCCGTTGAAGGTCACGCAGCTCGACGGCTCGGTGATCGACTTCTCCGTCGACGAGCATCCCCGCCGTGACACCACCGTCGAAAAACTCGCCGCGCTCAAGGTGCTGCACCCCGAGATCGAGGGATTCTCGATCACGGCGGGCAACAGCAGCGGCACCAACGACGCGGCGGCGGCGGTGGCCCTCGTCGACCGCGAGTATGCCGCCGCCGAGAACCTCAACGTGATGGGCACGGTGCGGGCGTGGGCAGCAGCGGGCGTCCCGCCCCGGGACACCGGACTGGGTGCGGTCAAGGTGATCGGCAAGGTGTTGCAGCGGGCGGGTTTGTCGGTGGGCGATGTGGCGCTGTGGGAGATCAACGAGGCGTTCGCCTCGGTGCCGATCGCGGCGTGCCGGGAGTACGGCATCGACGAGGAGAAGGTCAACTTCTCCGGCAGCGGCTGCAGCCTCGGCCACCCGATCGCGGCCTCGGGGGCGCGCATGGTGACCACGCTGGCCTACGAGCTGGCGCGCCGGGGCGGCGGTATCGGTGTCGCGGCCATGTGCGCGGGCGGTGGCCAGGGCGGCGCCGTCGTCATCGAGGTCTAG